The window CTCACATCCGGGGCGTTCTCGCGCCAGGCTAGGCTGACTTGTTCGACCTGCGACTGCCGCTGGCGAGCTTGGGTGATTTTTTCGTTCGTCTTCGATCGATTGGCCACGTATTGCATCAGTTCGTATTTCTTCGACTTCAGCGCAGCCGTTTTGTGCTGCGTGGGAAGAAAGACGAACAGCGTGTAAAGCACGGCCAGGGTCGCGACCACGCCGGTCACGAGCCAGGAAGGCAAGCTGCGATTTTGGGCGGCCTTGGATTTAGTCATGGCTGGGCGTGGGGAGTGGCGTTTCGGCTGGGAGTTTTTTGGCAGCGCTGGCGTTTGTGAAGTGATCGAACTGAATGCGGGCCTGATCGGCAAACAAGCGGTAGCGAGCACTCGCGAACAGCAACACAAACGGAATCACAAAGGCCGCGAACATCGCGATGCCGAACGACCATTGCGAGACGGCCGATTCCGGCTGCGGTTCAAATGGCTCCATCGGGCAGTATTTGATTCTGTCGCGGCTCATCGCAAGTTCTCCTCATCCCGGCTGGCCGTTTCCGGCTGCGGATTGCCAGCGGTAAGCTCGGGCGCGATCGGCCCTGCCGGGCCATCGCTCAAGCCGTGGGCCGACTTGATGGTGATGTGCAGTTCAAACACAACGAGGGAATGCGTTTCCAGCTTGCGCGTTTCCATGCCGCTGAGGCGAGCTTCGGCGATGAGCGGCTGGCGGGCGAGCGATTCCAAATAAGCATGCAGCGTTTCGGCTTCTTTCACCGAGCCGGCGACATGCACGACGATGCGTTGCGCTTCGTGTGCATCGTGCAACTGCTGCAAATCGGCGACAGCGGCTGGCGGCGTGGGCTTGTTGGCTTCGACACTGGCTTCGGGTGTCGCGCCGACTGCGGGCTTTTTAGCGACGAGCGTTTCGGCGATGCGAATGCTGGTGAGCTGCACTTCTTCTGGCAGCGGCGAGACCACGGCAGCCAGGATTTGCGTGCGCGGCCAAGGGTGTTTCAAAAATGTATACAGGTTGGCGCTGTGGCTGAGGCTGGCGACCTTGGTTTCCAAGGCCAGCAGCTCTTGATCGAGCTGGCGATGCGTTTTGCATTGCAGCTCGAGCTGCGCGAGTTCGCGTTTCACACGCTGCACGCTCAACCATTGCAGGCTGGCCGTGGCGACGACGATGCCGCCGAACAAGCAGACAATCAATGCCCACCACCAGCGCACGCGGCGCTGCTTGCGCCGCTCGCGATAGTGTTCCGGCAGAAAGTCGATCGTTTGCATGTTCATGGCTGGTGGTGCTGATTTCAGTTCCGCTTACTTCATTTCCCGCAGGGCGAGACCGGCTGCGACATCCCATTGCCCTTTGCGGCCCACGTTGGGCGCGGAGGCGAAGGCGCGGAAGGGATCGCTCAATTCGCATTTCAAATCGAGATGCCGGCCGAGTGCTTCGAGCAACTGCGGTGTGGCTTCGCCGCCGCCGAGGACCAGGCGTTGCAAGGCTTGGCCGCGGAAGGTGACGCTGTGATAGCGAACGCACATGGCGAGTTCGCCGCCGAGGCGTTCGATGACGGGACGAGTCGCTTCGGCAACGCTGCGGGCCACTTCGGGGTCCTGCATGTCGCTGCGGCGATCACCGTTGTGTTTGCGGAGCAGCACGGCTTCGGCGGCATCCATTTTCAAATGGCGGGCAATCGAAGCATCGAGGTGCGCGCCGCCGATGTCGATGTATTTCACGAAGAGCATCTCGGCTCCTTGCGCAATGACCGCAGCCGTGCGCGAATAGCCGAAGTGAACGATCAGCGAGCGCTCGTTCTTGTCGTCTTCGCGGCGGAACTGCGCGGCATAACAACGGGCGAGCGCGGCCGGTTCGACGTCGACGGCCACCGGATGGAGCTGCGCACTTTCGACGAGCTGCAATGTTTGCTGCAGCACGGCGCGCTGGCAGGCGAAAACGATGACTTCGCGCACCGTGGAATCACCTTGCCGCACGTCGGCTGCTTCGACGAATCGCATTTCGGCTTCATCGACGCCGAATGGCAAACGGCCGGCCGCTTCTTGAGCCACGAGGCGATGCATTTGCGCGCCCATTTCGCGCGGCACGCGCACATTGTGCAAAAAGAGCTGCCGATCACCGAGGCAGACAACCACATCGCGGCCGCGGAAGGCGCGGCCTTCGAGGGCACGGTTCAAACCATCGGACCAGCGCTCGACATGTTGCTCGAACGTGGTGTTCGGCAAGAGCGGCGGCAGATCCCAGCGGCAAGCATCGATCAACCGCGTGAGATCGCCCGAAAACTGCACGAGCTTCAGCGAGCGCGCACCGAGATCGACTCCGATAGGTCCGCAGCGATGATTTCCCAGCCAGCTGATCATTGTTCTGCTTAACGAAGTGAGGAAAGGGCTGCGAGACCTGTCGGCGCTGTCGCGGTCATAGCTTCGACGGTTGCCAGGCCAGTGACTGCCGAGACGCGGACGGCTTGATATCGCCGGGAAGTGCCGAGGCCGGAAGTCAGCCAGATCAACGTGTCGTCGCTCGAAGACGTATTGCCGAGCGGCGTGAACGTGACCGTCGTGTGTTCGGCACTAGGAGTGCCGCGCAGCACGCCGACGAGTTTCAATTCGCCAGCGCCGAGCGGCAGGGTATCGAACCGCGTGGTTTGGGTCGTTGCGGTATCGGTTTGCAATTTAAAAGGAGAAGTCGGCAGCGTATTCAGCAGCGTGTTCGTGCCGGTGTGCGTCAGCTGATAGCGATTGGTCGTCGGCGTGAAGGTGATTCGATAGTTCGAACCATTGGCAATCGCTAGGCCGCGGGCATAGTCGACGTCGGCGACCACAATGGTGACGCCGGCTTGCAGTTGATCGACCGAGGTCGTTTCGAAATAAGGAATGACCAGCGCGGCGAGAATGCTGAGGATGGTGAGGACCACCATCATCTCGACGAGTGAGAAACCCCGCGCAACGCGAGAACTCGTCCGCAAATTGCGGAGCGGAGTTTGATCAGCGTTTGGGAGTTCCTGTTGCATCGGTTTTGGTCGTGCCGCGGAGCATGGCGTTTTGCTCCTTCAGCAATTCCTTGATCTCGCGCAGCTCGCGAACCATATCGCCACGCTGCTCGACGGAGTTCTGGAACGGCAACTGGCCACCCTGTGGCGCAGCGCCAGTCGTGCTGTAAAACCCTAGCACGCACAATCCGACGCCATTGAGAAGGACTAAAACAGACCAGGCCGGAAGGTGAATTTTCATGACAAAACCCCGCTAAACCGTGGGCAACGAAAAGGACGCAGAATCCCTACAAACGACACACACATCGTAAGCCGATGTGGTCTCGCCCGCGCAGCGCGCAATCAGGCAATTCTAGGTCGCGGCGGACTTTCGGCGTTTTGGCAAAATTGTGCAAGGGCAATGTTGGCCGCGGCCGTTTTGGCGAAATCTTGCTGTCGCAGGAAGCAGACCCTTCCGTGCAGGCCGCAGCAGAGAGTAAAACCCTCTTATGCCCCTCCGCCTGACCCAAATTGCCCTTCCCATCGAGCAACCCGAAGAAGAACTGGCCGCGGAAATCACCCGCCGGTTGGGAATTGCCGCGGGCGATCTGCAGCGCTGGCGAATTCTGCGGAAGAGCCTCGATGCCCGCTCGCGCGACTCGCTGAAGTTCGTTTACACCGTGATGGCCGAGCCGCGCGACGAAGAGGCGCGGCGGGATCGCTGGCAGCGGTTGCCGGGAGTCGAACGCTTCGAGCCGACGACCTTTCAAGACATGCCGGTCGGCAGTGAGCCGTTGCCGAACAGGCCCGTAGTGGTTGGATCCGGCCCGGGTGGTTTGCTCGCCGCGTACTATCTGGCTCAGCGCGGTTATCGGCCGCTGGTGATCGAGCGGGGCGACGCCGTGAAGGAGCGAGTGCCGGCGATTCGTTCGTTCGATGAAGGCGGCGCCTTCGACTCCGAAAACAACTATCTATTCGGCGAAGGTGGCGCCGGCACGTTTAGCGACGGCAAGCTGACCTGCCGTATGAGCGGGCCCGATGTCGATTGGGTGATGGAGCAACTGATTGTCTGCGGCGGCAAGACCTCGATCCGTTATGAGAATCGGCCGCATCTCGGCAGCAACCGCCTGCCGCTGATCGTGCGTAACCTGCGCCGGCAAATCGAAGCCTGGGGCGGCGAGTATCGTTTTCGTTGCTGCCTCGAAGGGCTGGAGTTCGTCAACGGACAACTCACCGCCGTGCAAACGTCGAGCGGCCGAATTGCCACAAATATCGCCGTGCTCGCCATCGGCCATAGCGCGCGCGATACATACGCGATGTTGCATGGCCTCGGCGTGCCGATGCAGGCCAAGGCTTTTCAGCTGGGTTTGCGAATCGAGCAGCCGCAGGAACAGGTCAATCGTCACAAATATGGCCGCGAGAGTTATCTGCAACAGCTGGGCGCAGCTGACTACACACTGGTCGCGCGCGGTCAACGCGACGTCTTTACGTTTTGCATGTGCGCCGGCGGACATATTATTCCGAGCATTTCGGAGCCGGAAATGTTCTGCACCAACGGCATGAGCAATTCGCGCCGCGACACGCCGTTTGCCAACAGCGGTTTGATGGTGACGCTCGAGCCGAGCGAGTTCGGCAGCGATCATCCGCTGGCCGGCGTCGAGATCCAGCGGAAGTGGGAAGCGGCTGCGTACCAGCTCGGGCGTGGCACTTACCATTCGCCCATTCAACGGGCCGACGATTTTGTGCGCGGCAGCTCTCCCAAAGCGGGCGACTCGCTGCGGTGCTCTTACGCCCGCGGCGTGATTC is drawn from Anatilimnocola floriformis and contains these coding sequences:
- a CDS encoding pilus assembly FimT family protein, yielding MQQELPNADQTPLRNLRTSSRVARGFSLVEMMVVLTILSILAALVIPYFETTSVDQLQAGVTIVVADVDYARGLAIANGSNYRITFTPTTNRYQLTHTGTNTLLNTLPTSPFKLQTDTATTQTTRFDTLPLGAGELKLVGVLRGTPSAEHTTVTFTPLGNTSSSDDTLIWLTSGLGTSRRYQAVRVSAVTGLATVEAMTATAPTGLAALSSLR
- a CDS encoding PilN domain-containing protein, whose protein sequence is MQTIDFLPEHYRERRKQRRVRWWWALIVCLFGGIVVATASLQWLSVQRVKRELAQLELQCKTHRQLDQELLALETKVASLSHSANLYTFLKHPWPRTQILAAVVSPLPEEVQLTSIRIAETLVAKKPAVGATPEASVEANKPTPPAAVADLQQLHDAHEAQRIVVHVAGSVKEAETLHAYLESLARQPLIAEARLSGMETRKLETHSLVVFELHITIKSAHGLSDGPAGPIAPELTAGNPQPETASRDEENLR
- the pilM gene encoding pilus assembly protein PilM, with product MISWLGNHRCGPIGVDLGARSLKLVQFSGDLTRLIDACRWDLPPLLPNTTFEQHVERWSDGLNRALEGRAFRGRDVVVCLGDRQLFLHNVRVPREMGAQMHRLVAQEAAGRLPFGVDEAEMRFVEAADVRQGDSTVREVIVFACQRAVLQQTLQLVESAQLHPVAVDVEPAALARCYAAQFRREDDKNERSLIVHFGYSRTAAVIAQGAEMLFVKYIDIGGAHLDASIARHLKMDAAEAVLLRKHNGDRRSDMQDPEVARSVAEATRPVIERLGGELAMCVRYHSVTFRGQALQRLVLGGGEATPQLLEALGRHLDLKCELSDPFRAFASAPNVGRKGQWDVAAGLALREMK
- a CDS encoding NAD(P)/FAD-dependent oxidoreductase, with translation MPLRLTQIALPIEQPEEELAAEITRRLGIAAGDLQRWRILRKSLDARSRDSLKFVYTVMAEPRDEEARRDRWQRLPGVERFEPTTFQDMPVGSEPLPNRPVVVGSGPGGLLAAYYLAQRGYRPLVIERGDAVKERVPAIRSFDEGGAFDSENNYLFGEGGAGTFSDGKLTCRMSGPDVDWVMEQLIVCGGKTSIRYENRPHLGSNRLPLIVRNLRRQIEAWGGEYRFRCCLEGLEFVNGQLTAVQTSSGRIATNIAVLAIGHSARDTYAMLHGLGVPMQAKAFQLGLRIEQPQEQVNRHKYGRESYLQQLGAADYTLVARGQRDVFTFCMCAGGHIIPSISEPEMFCTNGMSNSRRDTPFANSGLMVTLEPSEFGSDHPLAGVEIQRKWEAAAYQLGRGTYHSPIQRADDFVRGSSPKAGDSLRCSYARGVIPASLDAVLPPVVATAIRKGLPLMDRQWRGDFLRNAILVGPEMRGSSPLRIARDQASRQTPGFQGLFPVGEGAGYAGGIISAAVDGLRSAMAIVGRFAPLG